The following are encoded in a window of Salvelinus fontinalis isolate EN_2023a chromosome 40, ASM2944872v1, whole genome shotgun sequence genomic DNA:
- the LOC129839464 gene encoding immediate early response gene 2 protein-like yields MDVSAEAKRIMAVSISKLYASRAQRGGMRLHRSLLLSVVMRSARDLYHSACLAKEREELGTAHLVQVTPEEGAMDTTASGEQDEVEVSQVEPESPLTPTIQEPMSSDSDAAQGACKTRTFIGKETVEDKENRSPVSPDRHSRKRRGKASVAPDFLPSKRARLSLELGEERVLRTGRRTCCRAGDAFTTLSLNSNRAIAAF; encoded by the coding sequence ATGGACGTGAGCGCTGAAGCCAAACGGATCATGGCAGTGTCCATTAGTAAACTGTACGCCTCCCGAGCACAGCGAGGAGGTATGAGGCTACACCGGAGCCTGCTGCTCTCCGTGGTCATGCGTTCCGCCCGGGACCTGTACCACTCCGCCTGCCTGgccaaggagagagaggagctgggaacCGCACACCTGGTCCAGGTCACACCAGAGGAGGGTGCGATGGATACTACTGCCAGTGGGGAACAAGACGAGGTGGAGGTGTCACAGGTCGAGCCTGAGTCGCCGCTGACCCCAACTATCCAGGAGCCCATGTCTAGTGACTCTGATGCCGCTCAGGGCGCATGCAAGACCAGGACATTTATTGGGAAGGAGACGGTAGAGGACAAAGAGAACCGGAGCCCTGTGAGCCCAGACAGGCATTCCAGGAAACGCCGTGGGAAGGCGTCCGTCGCGCCCGATTTCCTCCCCAGCAAGAGGGCGAGACTTTCACTggagctgggggaggagagggtgctTAGAACCGGCCGAAGGACCTGCTGCCGCGCCGGGGACGCTTTCACCACCCTGTCCCTAAACTCAAACCGGGCCATTGCAGCATTCTAA